The Phoenix dactylifera cultivar Barhee BC4 chromosome 9, palm_55x_up_171113_PBpolish2nd_filt_p, whole genome shotgun sequence genome window below encodes:
- the LOC103705697 gene encoding uncharacterized protein LOC103705697, with translation MVIHTMRTNLLFCLSISCLLSSAAAMSAYEVLKSHGLPMGLLPKGVRDFQVDGDGRFEVRLDAACTAKFESQSEVRFNSTVAGTLSYGQIAALSGVAAQELFLWFPVRGIRVDIPSSGLIYFDVGVIYKRFSLSLFETPLDCIPFSSSSSSEARLPSKNRSGKLRYTLDQQDAQRPVL, from the exons ATGGTGATACACACCATGCGGACCAATTTACTCTTCTGCCTCTCTATTTCTTGCTTGCTTTCGTCGGCGGCTGCGATGAGTGCGTACGAGGTGCTGAAATCGCATGGCTTGCCGATGGGGTTGCTGCCGAAGGGGGTGAGGGATTTCCAGGTCGACGGCGACGGGCGGTTCGAGGTCCGGCTGGACGCGGCGTGCACGGCCAAGTTCGAGAGCCAGAGCGAGGTCCGCTTCAACTCCACCGTCGCCGGCACGCTCTCCTACGGCCAGATCGCCGCCCTCTCCGGCGTCGCCGCCCAGGAGCTCTTCCTCTGGTTCCCCGTCCGCGGCATCCGCGTCGACATCCCCAGCTCCGGCCTCATCTACTTCGACGTCGGCGTCATCTACAAGcgcttctccctctccctcttcgaGACGCCGCTGGATTGCatccccttctcctcctcttcctcctccgaagCCCGCCTCCCCTCCAAG AATCGATCGGGAAAGCTGCGTTACACGCTCGATCAACAGGATGCTCAAAGGCCGGTTCTGTGA